In a genomic window of Streptomyces katrae:
- a CDS encoding AAA family ATPase has product MGVPIGFVDRVEHLDELRSVVAALGDGRGGQAIAVDGVSGMGKSALLRAFEAEAPAGCRVVSTRCRPGIGPDLMYGPVLDLLLKLGEAEPRRRGRLRRMLGATGQGVVRSAPEVLSAIVPGLGAVFTLGREITEASLDSGSMPFDSLLPFRHAAALRIAEGLLELVRQGPPTVIVIDDVQHIDESSQLVLDQLLRALAREQLAVVLSHASDAAHAGGKESKVEALLHSWAGEGLLRRRTMRGLPQDAIAELVAQRHPAAPPALSRRLAELTGGHAIFVSLCLDEWTPQDGAEVPLPASLSRVVEERLRALTDQDRLLLATAATQGDVFLSHTVAAATGLPHDLVMERLRLIARDHRLVVPATPPAWARWESADCYRFEHRALWSVVYTEQSAEQMRSRHARIAHALGQGPPETMSLERRLEVARHLRHGGPSCLLASADAHFDLARDAATQGLSFAEAERHCEEVIRAVRQLPAGTEGRDRRLVRVVELLLSLTEVRWRGQSTPAGGPDIDALAAEAEAAAARCADPDLVIRATLLRGKTLLATRGLVPSLEKLRAAVELAEEHGDPAALFVARVEYGRQVSKRRLADGLAQLREAERLYASDPRLGGGATPVLQHARNLGEMQLGITLFDSGHLSEALARIGRCVARLREEPLNAELPMALNYLAQVRLGLGDGTGAAEALREALGFEADRGGDSAWHAYNAALLARILADRPETRDEARRLIADAWAETERTWLANLVPIVRNLCAEVLLAGADGDPRAPGAAEALQEAERLAIATCVETRRSGMVRSEIAAYCLRSRIRLRGGDPAGAVEQAREALRMLDEVGDMPALRTEEVLWHAGRALAAYGAGEEARGLLGRARREVLRKAGLIGDEALRERFLTAVPLNRSLLAADGEGTC; this is encoded by the coding sequence GGCCTTCGAGGCCGAGGCGCCCGCCGGCTGCCGCGTCGTGTCCACCCGGTGCCGCCCCGGTATCGGCCCCGACCTGATGTACGGGCCGGTCCTCGACCTGCTCCTGAAGCTGGGCGAGGCCGAGCCCCGGCGGCGCGGGCGCTTGCGGCGGATGCTCGGCGCCACCGGGCAGGGGGTGGTCCGTTCGGCCCCCGAGGTCCTCTCGGCGATCGTCCCGGGACTGGGGGCCGTGTTCACCCTGGGCCGGGAGATCACCGAGGCCTCCCTCGACTCCGGCTCCATGCCCTTCGACAGCCTCCTGCCCTTCCGGCACGCGGCCGCCCTGCGGATCGCGGAGGGCCTGCTCGAACTCGTGCGCCAGGGCCCGCCGACCGTCATCGTCATCGACGACGTCCAGCACATCGACGAGAGCAGCCAGCTCGTCCTGGACCAGCTGCTGCGCGCCCTCGCCCGCGAACAGCTGGCCGTGGTCCTGAGCCACGCCAGCGACGCCGCACACGCCGGCGGCAAGGAGTCCAAGGTCGAGGCGCTGCTGCACAGCTGGGCCGGCGAGGGACTGCTGCGCCGCCGCACGATGCGCGGGCTGCCGCAGGACGCCATCGCCGAACTCGTCGCGCAGCGGCATCCCGCCGCCCCGCCGGCCCTCTCCCGCCGGCTGGCCGAACTGACCGGCGGACACGCCATCTTCGTCTCCCTCTGCCTCGACGAGTGGACCCCGCAGGACGGTGCCGAGGTACCCCTGCCGGCCAGCCTCTCCCGCGTCGTCGAGGAGCGGCTGCGCGCCCTGACCGACCAGGACCGGCTCCTGCTGGCCACCGCCGCCACCCAGGGCGACGTGTTCCTCTCCCACACCGTCGCCGCCGCGACGGGCCTGCCCCACGACCTGGTCATGGAACGGCTGCGGCTGATCGCCCGCGACCACCGCCTGGTCGTCCCCGCGACACCGCCCGCCTGGGCGCGCTGGGAGTCCGCCGACTGCTACCGCTTCGAGCACCGGGCCCTGTGGAGCGTGGTCTACACGGAGCAGAGCGCCGAGCAGATGCGTTCGCGGCACGCCCGCATCGCGCACGCCCTCGGCCAGGGCCCGCCGGAGACCATGTCGCTGGAGCGCCGCCTGGAGGTCGCCCGCCACCTCCGCCACGGCGGCCCCTCCTGCCTCCTCGCCTCGGCCGACGCCCACTTCGACCTCGCCCGCGACGCGGCCACCCAGGGGCTCTCCTTCGCCGAGGCCGAGCGGCACTGCGAGGAGGTCATCCGCGCCGTACGGCAGCTGCCCGCCGGCACCGAGGGCCGCGACCGGCGCCTGGTCCGCGTCGTCGAACTGCTGCTCTCGCTGACCGAGGTCCGCTGGCGCGGCCAGAGCACACCGGCCGGCGGGCCGGACATCGACGCCCTGGCCGCCGAGGCGGAGGCGGCCGCCGCCCGCTGCGCCGACCCCGACCTCGTCATCCGGGCCACCCTGCTGCGCGGCAAGACCCTGCTGGCCACCCGCGGCCTCGTCCCCTCCCTGGAGAAGCTGAGGGCGGCCGTCGAACTGGCCGAGGAACACGGCGACCCGGCCGCCCTGTTCGTGGCCCGCGTCGAGTACGGCCGCCAGGTCTCCAAGCGCAGGCTCGCCGACGGCCTGGCCCAGCTGCGCGAGGCCGAGCGCCTGTACGCGTCGGACCCGCGCCTGGGCGGCGGCGCCACCCCGGTCCTCCAGCACGCCCGCAACCTGGGCGAGATGCAGCTCGGCATCACCCTCTTCGACAGCGGACACCTCTCCGAGGCGCTGGCCCGCATCGGGCGGTGCGTGGCCCGGCTGCGCGAGGAGCCGCTCAACGCGGAGCTGCCCATGGCGCTCAACTACCTCGCCCAGGTGCGCCTGGGCCTCGGCGACGGCACCGGCGCGGCGGAGGCGCTGCGCGAAGCCCTCGGGTTCGAGGCGGACCGGGGCGGCGACAGCGCCTGGCACGCCTACAACGCGGCGCTCCTCGCCCGGATCCTCGCCGACCGGCCGGAGACCCGGGACGAGGCCCGGCGGCTGATCGCCGACGCCTGGGCGGAGACCGAACGGACCTGGCTGGCCAACCTCGTCCCCATCGTCCGCAACCTCTGCGCCGAGGTCCTCCTCGCCGGAGCGGACGGTGACCCGCGGGCCCCCGGCGCCGCGGAGGCCCTCCAGGAGGCGGAACGGCTGGCTATCGCCACCTGCGTCGAGACGCGGCGCAGCGGCATGGTCCGCAGCGAGATCGCCGCGTACTGCCTGCGCAGCCGGATCCGGCTGCGCGGGGGCGACCCGGCCGGGGCCGTGGAACAGGCCCGGGAGGCCCTGAGGATGCTGGACGAGGTGGGGGACATGCCCGCGCTGCGGACGGAGGAGGTCCTCTGGCACGCCGGGCGGGCCCTCGCGGCGTACGGGGCCGGGGAGGAGGCGCGGGGGCTGCTCGGCCGGGCTCGGCGGGAGGTCCTGCGCAAGGCGGGGCTGATCGGCGACGAGGCGCTGCGCGAGCGGTTCCTGACCGCGGTGCCGCTCAACCGCTCGCTCCTCGCGGCCGACGGGGAGGGAACGTGCTGA
- a CDS encoding nuclear transport factor 2 family protein: protein METAERFRAAVEKRDLAALDELFTEDVRLYSPVKFVPFEGKAMVMGLFGVLLRTFEDLRYLGRLEGEAETSADGEAAPTVVLPFRALVAGRQIHGIDQLQFDEEGRIKEFTVMVRPQSAVHALGQAVLAGLVEDGLAPGPA, encoded by the coding sequence ATGGAGACTGCCGAACGCTTCCGCGCCGCCGTGGAGAAGCGCGATCTCGCCGCGCTGGACGAGCTGTTCACGGAGGACGTCCGCCTCTACAGCCCGGTGAAGTTCGTCCCGTTCGAGGGCAAGGCCATGGTCATGGGCCTGTTCGGGGTGCTGCTGCGCACCTTCGAGGACCTGCGCTACCTGGGGCGCCTGGAGGGGGAGGCCGAGACCAGCGCGGACGGCGAGGCCGCCCCGACGGTCGTCCTGCCCTTCCGGGCGCTGGTGGCGGGCCGCCAGATCCACGGGATCGACCAGCTGCAGTTCGACGAGGAGGGCCGGATCAAGGAGTTCACCGTGATGGTCCGGCCCCAGTCCGCCGTCCACGCCCTGGGCCAGGCGGTCCTGGCCGGCCTGGTCGAGGACGGGCTCGCCCCCGGGCCCGCCTGA
- a CDS encoding PadR family transcriptional regulator produces the protein MALRHAVLAALLDDEYSGYQLAKAFDISVANFWHALPQQLYAELARLEADGLVAGREVVQETRPNKRLFRVTEAGRAELERFAEAASKPSSIRDDLLVKVQTADRIGTGPVIEQLEQRAAAAGAKLELLGTLLHHMRGDTDEAEYLLRGERIGRYLTCLRGLAFEREHRDWCLRTAAVLRERQQTDAQR, from the coding sequence ATGGCACTGCGGCACGCGGTCCTGGCGGCGCTGCTCGACGACGAATACAGCGGCTACCAGCTGGCGAAGGCCTTCGACATCAGCGTCGCCAACTTCTGGCACGCCCTGCCCCAGCAGCTCTACGCCGAGCTGGCCAGGCTGGAGGCGGACGGGCTGGTCGCGGGCCGCGAGGTGGTCCAGGAGACCCGGCCCAACAAGCGCCTCTTCCGGGTCACCGAGGCCGGCCGCGCCGAGCTGGAACGGTTCGCCGAGGCCGCGTCCAAGCCGTCCTCCATCCGCGACGACCTCCTCGTCAAGGTCCAGACCGCCGACCGCATCGGCACCGGCCCCGTCATCGAGCAGCTGGAGCAGCGGGCCGCCGCCGCCGGGGCCAAGCTCGAACTCCTCGGCACACTCCTGCACCACATGCGCGGCGACACGGACGAGGCGGAGTACCTCCTGCGGGGCGAGCGGATCGGGCGGTACCTGACCTGCCTGCGCGGCCTGGCCTTCGAACGGGAGCACCGGGACTGGTGCCTGCGGACCGCGGCCGTACTACGGGAAAGGCAGCAGACGGATGCACAACGGTGA
- a CDS encoding SGNH/GDSL hydrolase family protein — protein MHNGEPLCYVALGDSQTEGLGDGDDTVGLRGFADRLAEHLAAVHPGLLYANLAVRGRLAGRVRAEQLGPALELAPDVATVVAGVNDVLRPRFDAAEVAGELEEMFAALTAAGARVATVTFPDVGRIAPMARPLRPRVAELNARVRAAAARHGVVVAETGRAAVGTDPRLWSTDRLHASPLGHARIAAALAEALALPGADDTWQRPLPPRPPRTAVRAVAAEVGWAAGFLGPWLGRRLRGASSGDGRTAKRPRPLPLA, from the coding sequence ATGCACAACGGTGAACCCCTGTGCTACGTCGCCCTGGGCGACAGCCAGACCGAGGGGCTCGGGGACGGCGACGACACGGTGGGCCTGCGCGGGTTCGCCGACCGGCTCGCCGAGCACCTCGCGGCCGTCCACCCGGGCCTGCTCTACGCCAACCTCGCCGTCCGCGGCCGGCTCGCCGGCCGGGTCCGGGCGGAACAGCTGGGCCCGGCCCTGGAGCTGGCGCCCGACGTGGCCACCGTCGTGGCCGGCGTCAACGACGTGCTCCGGCCCCGGTTCGACGCCGCCGAGGTGGCCGGAGAACTGGAGGAGATGTTCGCCGCACTGACCGCGGCCGGGGCCCGGGTCGCGACCGTCACCTTCCCCGACGTGGGCCGGATCGCGCCCATGGCCCGGCCGCTGCGCCCGCGCGTGGCGGAGCTCAACGCCCGCGTCCGGGCCGCCGCCGCGCGCCACGGGGTCGTGGTCGCCGAGACGGGCCGGGCGGCCGTGGGGACCGACCCGCGCCTGTGGAGCACCGACCGGCTGCACGCGAGCCCCCTCGGCCACGCCCGGATCGCCGCCGCCCTGGCCGAGGCCCTCGCCCTGCCGGGAGCCGACGACACCTGGCAGCGCCCCCTGCCGCCCCGGCCGCCGCGCACCGCCGTCCGGGCGGTGGCGGCCGAGGTGGGCTGGGCGGCGGGCTTCCTCGGCCCCTGGCTCGGCCGGCGGCTGCGCGGCGCCTCCTCCGGCGACGGCCGCACCGCCAAGCGCCCCCGTCCGCTGCCGCTCGCCTAG
- a CDS encoding VOC family protein, which yields MTEAAGASRRPSGTPCWVSLMVHGLGRTEDFYADLFGWEYEPGPAQLGPGVRAVLDGEEVAGIGEMPPDRNLPVAWTPYFAIDDADCAAEAIRSCGGTVAVGPMDAGAEGRVAICSDPLGAIFGIWQDSGHGRPYGVPGTPVWNELVTQDTSTVGKFYQHVFGHEAERHPAASADFDYLTLRLDGRPVAAVHGVGRSLPHDRGPHWMTYFEVRDTDAATARVAALGGRVLSPPRDRIRGRLALVADPEGAVFALVRSAAED from the coding sequence ATGACCGAGGCAGCGGGGGCTTCGCGGCGGCCGTCCGGCACACCGTGCTGGGTGAGCCTGATGGTGCACGGGCTCGGGAGGACCGAGGACTTCTACGCCGACCTGTTCGGCTGGGAGTACGAGCCGGGACCCGCGCAGCTCGGCCCGGGCGTCCGGGCCGTCCTCGACGGAGAGGAGGTGGCCGGAATCGGGGAGATGCCGCCCGACCGGAACCTTCCGGTCGCCTGGACCCCCTACTTCGCCATCGACGACGCCGACTGCGCGGCCGAGGCGATCCGCTCCTGCGGCGGGACGGTGGCGGTGGGCCCGATGGACGCCGGGGCCGAGGGACGGGTGGCGATCTGCTCCGACCCGCTGGGGGCGATCTTCGGGATCTGGCAGGACTCGGGCCACGGGCGGCCCTACGGGGTGCCGGGGACCCCGGTGTGGAACGAGCTGGTCACCCAGGACACGTCGACGGTCGGCAAGTTCTACCAGCACGTCTTCGGCCACGAGGCCGAGCGGCACCCGGCGGCCTCGGCCGACTTCGACTACCTGACCCTGCGGCTGGACGGCCGGCCGGTGGCGGCGGTGCACGGGGTCGGCCGCTCCCTGCCGCACGACCGTGGCCCGCACTGGATGACGTACTTCGAGGTCCGCGACACCGACGCGGCGACCGCCCGGGTCGCCGCGCTGGGCGGCCGGGTGCTCAGCCCGCCCCGGGACCGGATCCGGGGGCGGCTGGCCCTGGTGGCGGACCCGGAGGGGGCGGTCTTCGCCCTGGTGCGGTCCGCCGCGGAGGACTAG
- a CDS encoding sulfurtransferase — MTAILSASALMDELASDRPPVLLDVRWQLGGPDQRPAYEAGHLPGAVYVDLNRELAGPPGSGGRHPLPEPEAFGAVMRRAGVRTDEPVVVYDGGQGWAAARAWWLLRWTGHPNVRVLDGGLAAWTASGGPVTADAPTPGEGDFKPNPGALGLLEADDAAALARTGLLLDARAGERYRGEVEPIDRVGGHIPGAVSAPTTENTGPDGLFLPAETLKARFAELGATPDTEVGVYCGSGVSGAHEVLALEVAGIPAALYAGSWSHWSADPARPVATGPNP, encoded by the coding sequence ATGACTGCGATTCTCTCGGCCTCCGCACTGATGGACGAGCTGGCCTCCGACCGCCCGCCGGTGCTCCTGGACGTCCGCTGGCAGCTGGGCGGCCCCGACCAGCGACCCGCCTACGAGGCCGGGCACCTGCCCGGCGCCGTGTACGTCGACCTCAACCGCGAACTGGCAGGTCCGCCCGGGTCCGGCGGCCGCCACCCGCTGCCCGAACCGGAGGCGTTCGGCGCCGTGATGCGCCGCGCCGGGGTCCGGACGGACGAGCCGGTGGTCGTGTACGACGGCGGCCAGGGCTGGGCGGCCGCCCGCGCCTGGTGGCTGCTGCGCTGGACGGGTCACCCGAACGTGCGAGTCCTGGACGGGGGCCTGGCCGCGTGGACCGCGTCGGGCGGCCCGGTGACGGCCGACGCGCCGACTCCGGGCGAGGGCGATTTCAAGCCAAACCCCGGCGCGCTGGGCCTGCTGGAAGCCGACGACGCGGCCGCCCTGGCCCGTACGGGACTGCTGCTGGACGCCCGGGCGGGGGAGCGCTACCGGGGTGAGGTCGAGCCCATCGACCGGGTCGGCGGTCACATCCCGGGCGCGGTCTCGGCGCCGACCACCGAGAACACGGGCCCCGACGGCCTGTTCCTGCCGGCGGAGACCCTGAAGGCCCGGTTCGCGGAGCTGGGCGCCACCCCGGACACCGAGGTGGGCGTGTACTGCGGTTCCGGGGTCTCCGGGGCGCACGAGGTCCTCGCGCTGGAGGTGGCGGGCATCCCGGCCGCCCTCTACGCGGGCAGCTGGTCGCACTGGTCCGCGGACCCCGCCCGCCCGGTGGCCACCGGCCCCAACCCCTGA
- the sepH gene encoding septation protein SepH has product MPELRVVAVSNDGTRLVLKAADSTEYTLPIDERLRAAVRNDRARLNQIEIEVESHLRPRDIQARIRAGASAEEVAQLAGIPVDRVRRFEGPVLAERAFMAERARKTPVRRPGENTGPQLGEAVQERLTLRGADKDSVQWDSWRRDDGTWEVLLVYRVVGEPHSASWTYDPPRRLVVAVDDEARSLIGESDDLPSTPEPSFPFVPRIARLPRDRPLDRALDRQIERPAAPPPAPEPEEERDTLTSLLEAVPSFRGDLVVPDRTDDAEEEAGTEEPPAAAASAGAGAAYADVLMPRTVAGHRERLTGTTDRQAEADGVRPGRRAAVPSWDEIVFGTRRKKQE; this is encoded by the coding sequence ATGCCCGAACTGCGTGTCGTGGCCGTCTCGAATGACGGAACACGACTGGTGCTCAAGGCTGCGGACAGCACGGAGTACACGCTTCCGATCGACGAGCGGCTGCGGGCTGCCGTGCGCAATGACCGCGCGCGCCTGAACCAGATCGAGATCGAGGTGGAGAGCCACCTCCGCCCCCGCGACATCCAGGCGCGCATACGGGCCGGTGCCTCCGCCGAGGAGGTCGCGCAGCTCGCCGGCATCCCCGTCGACCGGGTCCGGCGCTTCGAGGGCCCGGTCCTGGCCGAGCGCGCCTTCATGGCCGAGCGGGCCCGCAAGACCCCCGTGCGCCGCCCCGGGGAGAACACCGGACCGCAGCTCGGCGAGGCCGTGCAGGAACGGCTCACGCTGCGCGGGGCCGACAAGGACTCGGTGCAGTGGGACTCCTGGCGCCGCGACGACGGCACCTGGGAGGTCCTGCTCGTCTACCGGGTGGTGGGCGAGCCGCACTCCGCGAGCTGGACGTACGACCCGCCGCGCCGGCTGGTCGTCGCCGTGGACGACGAGGCCCGCTCCCTGATCGGCGAGTCGGACGACCTGCCGTCGACCCCGGAACCGAGCTTCCCGTTCGTTCCGAGGATCGCCCGGCTGCCGCGCGACCGGCCGCTGGACCGCGCGCTCGACCGGCAGATCGAGCGCCCCGCCGCCCCGCCGCCCGCGCCGGAGCCCGAGGAGGAACGGGACACGCTGACCAGCCTGCTGGAGGCCGTCCCCAGCTTCCGGGGCGACCTGGTGGTCCCGGACCGGACCGACGACGCGGAGGAGGAGGCCGGGACGGAAGAGCCCCCGGCCGCGGCGGCCTCGGCCGGCGCCGGAGCGGCGTACGCGGACGTGCTGATGCCGCGGACGGTCGCGGGTCATCGCGAACGGCTGACGGGCACGACCGACCGGCAGGCCGAGGCCGACGGGGTCCGGCCCGGGCGCCGCGCGGCGGTGCCCAGCTGGGACGAGATCGTCTTCGGGACCCGGCGCAAGAAGCAGGAGTAG
- a CDS encoding D-arabinono-1,4-lactone oxidase has translation MTATSGTAAESGRTAWRNWAGNVRATPARTVTPASVGELQEAVRRAAAEGLRVKAVGTGHSFTAAAATDGVLVRPQALTGILSVDRGAGTVTVAAGTALKDLNRALAAQGLSLTNMGDIMEQTVSGATSTGTHGTGRDSASIAAQIRALELVTADGRLMVCSEKENPEVFAAARLGIGALGIVTSITFAVEPLFFLTAREEPMPFDRVTAEFDQHVAENEHFEFYWFPHTGNCNTKRNNRSQGPAAPPGAVSGWIEDELLSNGLFQAVNSLGRAVPAAIPSIARIASRALSARTYTDIPYKVFTSPRRVRFVEMEYALPRERAVGALRELKAMVDGSDLRISFPVEVRTAPADDIPLSTASGRDTAYIAVHMYRGTPYQAYFTAAERIFTAHGGRPHWGKVHTRDAEYLAAAYPRFGEFTALRDRLDPERLFGNDYLRRVLGD, from the coding sequence GTGACGGCGACATCGGGGACAGCAGCGGAGAGCGGGCGGACCGCGTGGCGTAACTGGGCGGGCAACGTCCGCGCCACGCCGGCGCGCACGGTGACCCCCGCTTCGGTCGGTGAGCTCCAGGAGGCGGTCCGCCGGGCCGCCGCGGAGGGCCTGCGGGTCAAGGCGGTCGGCACCGGCCACTCCTTCACCGCGGCCGCCGCCACCGACGGCGTGCTCGTACGGCCGCAGGCGCTCACCGGGATCCTGTCGGTGGACCGGGGCGCCGGCACGGTCACCGTGGCGGCCGGCACGGCACTGAAGGACCTCAACCGCGCCCTGGCCGCTCAGGGCCTGTCGCTCACCAACATGGGCGACATCATGGAGCAGACGGTCTCCGGCGCCACCAGCACCGGCACGCACGGCACCGGCCGCGACTCGGCCTCCATCGCCGCGCAGATCCGCGCGCTGGAGCTGGTCACCGCGGACGGGCGGCTGATGGTCTGCTCGGAGAAGGAGAACCCGGAGGTGTTCGCGGCCGCCCGGCTCGGCATCGGAGCGCTGGGCATCGTCACCTCGATCACCTTCGCGGTGGAGCCGCTGTTCTTCCTGACCGCCCGTGAGGAGCCGATGCCCTTCGACCGGGTGACCGCCGAGTTCGACCAGCACGTCGCGGAGAACGAGCACTTCGAGTTCTACTGGTTCCCGCACACCGGCAACTGCAACACCAAGCGCAACAACCGCAGCCAGGGCCCCGCCGCCCCGCCCGGAGCGGTCAGCGGCTGGATCGAGGACGAGCTGCTGTCCAACGGCCTCTTCCAGGCCGTCAACTCGCTGGGCCGCGCGGTCCCCGCGGCCATCCCCTCCATCGCCCGGATCGCCAGCCGCGCCCTGTCGGCGCGCACCTACACGGACATCCCGTACAAGGTGTTCACCAGCCCGCGCCGGGTCCGGTTCGTGGAGATGGAGTACGCCCTCCCGCGCGAGCGGGCGGTCGGGGCCCTGCGGGAGCTCAAGGCCATGGTCGACGGCTCCGACCTGCGGATCAGCTTCCCGGTGGAGGTGCGCACGGCCCCGGCGGACGACATCCCCCTCTCCACGGCCTCGGGCCGGGACACGGCGTACATCGCGGTGCACATGTACCGGGGCACCCCGTACCAGGCCTACTTCACGGCGGCCGAGCGCATCTTCACCGCCCACGGCGGGCGCCCCCACTGGGGCAAGGTGCACACCCGGGACGCGGAGTACCTGGCCGCGGCGTACCCGCGGTTCGGGGAGTTCACGGCGCTGCGCGACCGGCTGGACCCGGAGCGGCTGTTCGGCAACGACTACCTGCGGCGGGTGCTGGGGGACTGA